Proteins encoded within one genomic window of Oryza brachyantha chromosome 7, ObraRS2, whole genome shotgun sequence:
- the LOC102702672 gene encoding thioredoxin H-type yields the protein MAAEEGVVIACHTKEEFDAQMDKAKAAGKVVIIDFTASWCGPCRFIAPVFAEYAKKYPGAFFLKVDVDELKEVAEKYNVEAMPTFLFIKDGAEADKVIGARKDDLQNTIVKHVGATASASA from the exons atgGCCGCCGAGGAGGGAGTCGTGATCGCGTGCCACACCAAGGAGGAGTTCGACGCCCAGATGGACAAGGCCAAGGCCGCCGGCAAAGTG GTCATCATTGACTTCACTGCTTCCTGGTGCGGTCCTTGCCGCTTCATCGCCCCTGTGTTTGCAGAATACGCCAAGAAGTACCCTGGTGCTTTCTTCCTGAAGGTTGATGTTGATGAGCTGAAG GAAGTTGCTGAAAAGTACAACGTCGAGGCGATGCCGACCTTCCTATTCATCAAGGATGGTGCTGAGGCCGACAAGGTCATCGGCGCCAGGAAGGACGACCTCCAGAACACCATCGTGAAGCACGTCGGAGCTACTGCGTCTGCTTCTGCCTAA